One genomic window of Litoribacterium kuwaitense includes the following:
- a CDS encoding spore germination protein: MGVYQWLSELEKDTKRIPDIVYRSISLSNGQGAKLVYISNLVDAGRLAEEVVSPLLTFDDFSKPLTAERATLTLELSHFLK, translated from the coding sequence ATGGGCGTATATCAATGGCTGTCAGAATTAGAAAAAGATACAAAGCGGATACCTGATATTGTGTATCGCTCCATCTCGTTAAGCAATGGTCAAGGGGCAAAGCTTGTATATATTTCGAATTTGGTTGATGCAGGTCGGTTAGCTGAAGAGGTTGTTTCCCCATTGCTTACTTTTGATGATTTCTCGAAACCTTTAACGGCAGAGAGGGCAACATTGACTTTGGAGTTATCCCATTTTTTGAAATAA